A portion of the Corynebacterium jeikeium genome contains these proteins:
- the lpdA gene encoding dihydrolipoyl dehydrogenase: protein MAEHFDLVVLGGGPGGYVAAIRASQLGLKTAVVEKQYWGGVCLNVGCIPSKSLLKNAEVAHIFNHEAKTFGISGDVSFDFGAAHARSRKVSAGIVKGVHFLMKKNKITEINGFGEFTGPTSMAITDGDDEGKEITFDKAIIATGSVVRSLPGVEVGGNIVSYEEQILSDELPDSMVIVGAGAIGMEFAYVLANYGVDVTIVEFMDNVLPNEDADVSKVIAKEYKKLGVKLMTGHKTTSIVDNGDSVEVKVEAKDGGDEQTLTVDRVMVSIGFAPRTEGIGLDKAGVELGERGEIVIDEYMRTNVDNIYAIGDVTMKLQLAHVAEAQGVIAAEHMAGHETETIPDYNMMPRATFCNPQVGSFGKTEAQAKKWAEENGREIKVSTFPFSANGKAQGLAEPVGFVKLIADAEYGELLGGHMVGANVSELMPQLVLAEKYELTTEEIGRAVHIHPTMSEAMKEAAEGVMGKMINL from the coding sequence GTGGCTGAACATTTTGATCTTGTAGTACTCGGCGGCGGTCCTGGCGGATACGTCGCAGCAATCCGTGCATCCCAGCTGGGCCTGAAGACTGCCGTGGTGGAGAAGCAATACTGGGGCGGTGTCTGCCTCAACGTTGGCTGTATTCCATCCAAGTCTCTGTTAAAGAACGCCGAGGTGGCGCACATTTTCAACCATGAGGCTAAGACCTTCGGTATCTCCGGCGATGTCTCCTTTGACTTCGGTGCCGCACACGCGCGTTCGCGCAAGGTGTCCGCGGGCATTGTCAAGGGCGTTCATTTCCTGATGAAGAAGAACAAGATCACCGAAATCAACGGTTTCGGTGAATTCACTGGCCCGACCTCCATGGCCATCACTGATGGCGATGACGAAGGCAAGGAAATTACCTTCGATAAGGCGATTATTGCGACCGGCTCTGTCGTCCGTTCCCTGCCGGGCGTTGAGGTCGGCGGCAACATCGTTTCCTACGAAGAGCAGATTCTCTCCGACGAGCTGCCGGACTCCATGGTTATCGTCGGCGCTGGCGCCATCGGTATGGAGTTCGCATACGTCTTGGCTAACTACGGCGTGGATGTCACCATCGTCGAGTTCATGGACAACGTTCTACCGAACGAGGACGCAGACGTCTCCAAGGTTATTGCCAAGGAATACAAGAAGCTGGGCGTCAAGCTCATGACCGGACACAAGACCACCTCCATCGTGGACAATGGTGACTCGGTTGAGGTCAAGGTCGAGGCCAAGGATGGCGGCGACGAGCAGACTCTGACCGTCGACCGCGTTATGGTCTCCATCGGCTTCGCACCGCGCACCGAGGGTATCGGCCTGGACAAGGCTGGTGTTGAGTTGGGCGAGCGCGGCGAGATTGTCATCGACGAGTACATGCGCACCAACGTCGATAACATCTACGCCATCGGTGACGTCACCATGAAGCTGCAGCTGGCACATGTCGCTGAGGCACAGGGCGTTATTGCAGCTGAGCACATGGCGGGTCACGAGACCGAGACAATCCCGGACTACAACATGATGCCGCGCGCAACCTTCTGTAACCCACAGGTTGGTTCCTTCGGTAAGACCGAGGCACAGGCCAAGAAGTGGGCAGAGGAGAACGGTCGCGAGATTAAGGTCTCCACCTTCCCGTTCTCTGCCAACGGTAAGGCGCAGGGTCTGGCGGAGCCGGTTGGTTTCGTGAAGCTCATTGCAGATGCCGAATACGGCGAGCTGCTGGGTGGCCACATGGTGGGCGCCAACGTTTCCGAGCTCATGCCGCAGCTGGTTCTGGCGGAGAAGTACGAGCTGACCACTGAGGAAATCGGCCGCGCCGTTCACATTCACCCGACCATGTCCGAGGCCATGAAGGAAGCAGCCGAGGGCGTTATGGGCAAGATGATCAACCTGTAA
- a CDS encoding DUF2304 domain-containing protein: protein MTASIVQIILLLAMVGLVAYFVANRRKARAKAGVKLGFVVFVIACLWAIVRPDDLTVVANWIGVTRGTDLLLYVLVLAFVFTTVSSYIRFREQELRYARLARAVALKTAVRPEEEIVISGSQSSSQKDSATNVENNAPSD, encoded by the coding sequence ATGACCGCATCCATCGTTCAAATTATTTTGCTGCTGGCGATGGTGGGCCTGGTCGCTTACTTCGTCGCTAACCGTCGTAAAGCGCGCGCCAAGGCGGGCGTGAAACTGGGATTCGTCGTTTTCGTCATCGCGTGTCTGTGGGCAATCGTGCGTCCCGACGATCTGACCGTGGTGGCCAACTGGATTGGTGTGACCCGGGGCACCGATTTGCTGCTCTACGTACTGGTGTTGGCGTTCGTGTTTACCACGGTGTCGTCCTACATTCGCTTCCGCGAACAGGAGCTACGCTACGCACGACTGGCTCGTGCAGTGGCCTTGAAGACCGCTGTGCGTCCGGAAGAAGAAATTGTGATTTCGGGCAGCCAGAGCAGCAGCCAAAAAGACAGCGCGACAAACGTCGAGAACAACGCTCCGTCCGACTAG
- a CDS encoding glycosyltransferase family 2 protein, with protein MDFSDTWLIVPCYNEGQVIREVLEHARETFPNIVAVNDGSSDNSSLEIHRAGAHLVNHPVNLGQGAAIQTGVEYARAQAGSKYFVTFDADGQHQVKDVVAMVQRLRSEPIDIIVGTRFGRPRAEDDQVPLIKRIVLKTVVMLSPRTRRLGLTDAHNGLRAFNRTVAEQLNLRMNGMSHASEFVEVMDNRGWRTAEQPVDILYTEYSMSKGQSLFNGVNILADSLISKRLP; from the coding sequence ATGGATTTCTCGGACACCTGGCTGATTGTGCCGTGCTACAACGAGGGCCAGGTTATTCGTGAGGTTCTCGAGCACGCTCGCGAGACCTTCCCCAACATTGTCGCGGTCAACGACGGCTCTTCGGATAACTCCAGCCTGGAGATCCACAGGGCTGGCGCTCACCTGGTCAACCACCCTGTCAATTTGGGTCAAGGGGCGGCTATCCAGACCGGCGTGGAATACGCTCGCGCGCAGGCTGGCTCGAAGTACTTTGTCACCTTCGACGCCGATGGCCAGCACCAGGTCAAGGACGTAGTCGCCATGGTGCAGCGACTGCGCAGCGAACCAATCGACATCATTGTGGGGACCCGTTTCGGCCGCCCTCGCGCCGAAGATGACCAGGTGCCGCTGATTAAGCGAATTGTCCTCAAGACGGTGGTCATGTTGTCACCACGCACGCGCCGGCTCGGTCTTACCGACGCCCACAACGGCCTGCGCGCCTTCAACCGCACGGTGGCAGAGCAACTGAACCTGCGCATGAACGGTATGAGCCATGCCTCCGAATTTGTCGAGGTCATGGACAACAGAGGTTGGCGTACCGCTGAGCAGCCGGTGGATATCCTCTACACGGAATACTCCATGTCCAAAGGGCAATCCTTGTTCAACGGTGTCAATATCCTTGCCGACTCCCTGATTTCGAAGAGGCTGCCATGA
- a CDS encoding M1 family peptidase: MSSADFTNPYTGIAFNLGFRVNKYELDLDYRVGPNRLKATATLHIEINAWTSHITLDFADALGVDSVDAISDSQAHSIDVKRWRHSGRKLRVTFDRELAPDETLRLIVTYSGTPRPVRSKWGEIGWEELENGALVASQPVGAASWYPCDDDPEVKAFYEFTMVTDAPYEVVAPGLADAPVNVGGSRRRWRFVTEEPMASYLATINVGQFKKVELPCQTSTVVAWVPSELVANARHDFRDQGRMLDEFAKLFGPYPFRAYQVVICEDDLEIPIEAQGLSIFGANHADGKDTWNRLIAHELSHQWFGNSVGISQWRDIWLNEGFACYSEWVWSEVSGGASADVHARKHYLDLLEDDQDIVIANPGPKLMFDDRLYKRGALTVHALRLLLGDEVFFDLVHKWTTTNRHSVVDAVDFRALANRVCRERGITTSHLDVIFDSWLSRSSLPDFPTDPTRSPADQGIDDNGAPIVDEELAAQFAKLGYSKAKD; this comes from the coding sequence GTGAGTAGCGCTGATTTCACTAATCCTTATACCGGTATTGCGTTCAACCTGGGTTTCCGGGTGAACAAATACGAGCTGGACCTCGATTATCGGGTCGGGCCGAATCGTCTGAAGGCGACGGCGACTCTGCATATCGAAATCAATGCTTGGACCTCACACATCACGCTCGACTTTGCGGATGCGCTGGGGGTCGATTCGGTGGATGCGATTTCCGATTCGCAGGCACACTCAATCGATGTAAAGCGCTGGCGCCATTCGGGACGCAAGCTGCGCGTCACCTTTGACCGCGAGTTGGCTCCCGACGAGACGCTGCGGCTGATTGTGACTTACTCGGGCACGCCACGTCCGGTGCGCTCGAAGTGGGGCGAAATTGGCTGGGAGGAACTCGAAAACGGTGCACTCGTGGCATCGCAGCCGGTGGGCGCGGCGTCGTGGTACCCCTGCGATGACGATCCCGAGGTCAAGGCATTTTACGAGTTCACGATGGTCACCGACGCTCCCTACGAGGTCGTCGCACCAGGGCTTGCCGACGCTCCGGTGAACGTGGGCGGATCGCGCCGCCGCTGGCGGTTTGTCACCGAGGAGCCCATGGCCTCCTACTTGGCCACCATCAATGTCGGCCAGTTTAAGAAGGTCGAGCTGCCGTGCCAGACCTCGACCGTAGTGGCCTGGGTGCCCTCTGAGTTGGTGGCAAATGCCCGCCACGACTTCCGCGACCAGGGACGCATGCTCGATGAATTCGCCAAGCTCTTTGGCCCTTACCCCTTCCGTGCCTACCAGGTGGTCATTTGTGAAGACGACCTGGAGATCCCCATCGAGGCACAGGGTCTGTCCATCTTCGGAGCCAACCACGCCGACGGCAAGGACACGTGGAATCGACTGATTGCCCACGAGTTGTCGCACCAGTGGTTCGGCAACAGTGTCGGCATTTCGCAGTGGCGCGATATCTGGCTCAACGAGGGTTTTGCCTGCTATTCCGAGTGGGTGTGGTCCGAGGTCAGCGGCGGTGCCAGCGCGGATGTGCACGCCCGCAAGCACTACCTGGACCTGCTTGAAGATGATCAGGACATCGTCATCGCCAACCCAGGGCCCAAGCTGATGTTCGACGACCGTCTGTACAAGCGCGGCGCGCTGACTGTGCACGCTCTGCGTCTGCTGCTGGGCGACGAGGTGTTCTTCGACCTGGTGCACAAGTGGACCACCACCAACCGCCACAGTGTGGTCGATGCAGTGGACTTCCGCGCACTGGCCAACCGCGTATGCCGTGAGCGTGGCATCACCACCTCGCACCTGGATGTCATCTTTGACTCCTGGCTGTCACGCAGCTCCTTGCCGGACTTCCCCACCGACCCAACGCGTTCCCCTGCTGACCAGGGCATCGACGATAATGGTGCTCCAATCGTGGACGAGGAACTGGCTGCTCAGTTTGCAAAGCTCGGCTACTCGAAGGCCAAGGACTAG
- a CDS encoding disulfide bond formation protein DsbA, translating into MSEENKDNIAADHSGDSQQPSADEARQETLQEPQQASQPVPTEQDLESWSADSDGKTKSWYSIPNAAWALAVVALIVVGAAGFFAGSRSANFNGVSTVNMAGVAPGKGEIAPVPGPNGSFDASIYGPKAGAQLKSPEDMDNVHRRNENDPFALGAVDAPVVISIYSDFECPFCAKFANETESALVEKYVNEGLVRLEWNDMAINGEKAIKDAEAGRAAAAQGKFWEFSRALFKKAGEKGQGHPEFTEKELIAVAREAGVPDMKRFEKELKDGKWTEAVENATQFGSMLGISGTPGFLVGTQFVSGAQPLDVFEDNIELALIHAKRAEEAGK; encoded by the coding sequence ATGAGCGAAGAAAATAAGGACAACATCGCCGCTGACCATAGCGGCGATTCGCAGCAGCCATCGGCCGATGAAGCACGTCAGGAGACACTGCAGGAACCCCAGCAGGCTTCTCAGCCGGTACCCACTGAGCAGGACTTGGAGTCCTGGTCTGCCGACAGTGATGGAAAAACCAAGTCGTGGTACTCGATTCCGAACGCCGCATGGGCGCTAGCTGTCGTCGCATTGATCGTTGTCGGCGCAGCGGGCTTCTTCGCTGGCTCGCGTTCGGCTAACTTCAACGGCGTGAGCACCGTCAACATGGCGGGCGTTGCACCAGGCAAGGGGGAAATTGCGCCTGTACCTGGCCCGAATGGCTCTTTCGACGCCAGCATCTACGGCCCAAAGGCGGGAGCGCAGCTAAAGTCCCCGGAGGATATGGACAATGTCCACCGCCGCAATGAAAATGATCCTTTTGCTCTCGGTGCAGTGGATGCGCCGGTCGTAATCTCAATCTACTCGGACTTCGAATGCCCGTTCTGCGCGAAGTTCGCAAACGAAACCGAGTCTGCCCTCGTGGAAAAGTACGTCAATGAGGGACTGGTCCGCCTGGAGTGGAACGATATGGCCATCAATGGTGAGAAGGCCATCAAGGACGCTGAGGCCGGCCGTGCCGCGGCAGCTCAGGGCAAGTTCTGGGAGTTCTCCCGTGCGCTGTTTAAGAAGGCCGGCGAAAAGGGCCAGGGCCACCCGGAGTTCACTGAAAAGGAACTGATTGCCGTCGCTCGTGAGGCCGGTGTGCCGGACATGAAGCGCTTTGAAAAGGAGCTTAAGGACGGCAAGTGGACCGAGGCGGTCGAGAATGCCACCCAGTTCGGTTCCATGCTGGGCATTTCCGGTACTCCGGGCTTCCTCGTTGGTACTCAGTTCGTCTCGGGCGCACAGCCTCTCGACGTGTTCGAGGACAATATCGAGCTGGCTCTCATCCACGCCAAGCGCGCGGAGGAAGCTGGCAAGTAA
- a CDS encoding S9 family peptidase, giving the protein MGTDTDTDLGNNLSFLSTDLVPDWLDDIDGSQALAWARAQSEATVAGVDSLADDTSDRTNLEQRILAALNTDARIAYPVRRGEYLYNFWRDAEHPRGLWRRTSLQSYLAGQEDPQATEWETLIDLDALAKAEGENWVWKGTVCRYPEYDRALILLSRGGADATVVREFDLVNCIFVEDESFYLPEAKSDVCWLGRDEILVGSDFGPGSLTDSGYPRQVRRWRRGTPSSSADVVFSGHSDDVAVGGWFDATEGFERLFVERAHDFYNSQRFVAAERPGKLAAQQNGDFSLQILEVPQDCRTSVHRQWLVLMPRTEFNGIPAGGVAVVELDKWLAGSREVEVIFTPDAHTSFQQLAWTKNFLVLTLLEDVATKLVVLREGSWEPVEAFGELPAQATVSVIDTASERDDEIWLVSTSATQPATLWYGQVGNPLTEVRRAPALFDSEGMETRQHWATSADGTRIPYRITGRFDAGASAETTTATPTPNPAPTLVHAYGGFEVSLVPQYSAIRGLTWLERGGYFVEANLRGGGEFGPTWHSSVVKTERMRVYEDHQAVLRDLVARGYCTREQLGVRGGSNGGLLTAVCLTSYPELVGAVVSQVPLADMMRYHKLSAGASWMAEYGNPDDPTERAAIAQYSPVQRVVKREQRAYPPALITTSTRDDRVHPAHARSLAWLLEEAGQPVDYHENTEGGHAGAADNSQVAFVEALISTWLWNKLK; this is encoded by the coding sequence ATGGGCACCGACACGGACACCGACTTGGGCAACAATCTCTCCTTCCTCTCCACTGACCTTGTCCCCGATTGGCTGGACGATATCGACGGCTCCCAGGCGCTGGCGTGGGCCCGCGCGCAGTCGGAGGCCACCGTCGCAGGCGTCGATTCGCTTGCCGACGACACCAGCGACCGCACCAACCTGGAACAACGCATCCTGGCTGCGCTCAACACCGATGCCCGGATCGCATACCCGGTGCGGCGCGGCGAGTACCTCTATAACTTCTGGCGGGATGCCGAGCATCCGCGGGGCCTGTGGCGGCGGACGTCGTTGCAGAGCTATCTGGCTGGCCAGGAAGATCCGCAGGCGACCGAGTGGGAAACTCTCATCGACCTCGATGCGCTGGCGAAAGCCGAGGGAGAAAACTGGGTCTGGAAGGGCACGGTGTGCCGCTATCCGGAGTATGACCGCGCGTTGATTCTGCTCTCTCGCGGCGGCGCCGATGCCACTGTGGTGCGGGAGTTTGACCTCGTCAACTGCATTTTTGTCGAGGATGAGTCGTTCTACCTCCCGGAGGCGAAGTCCGATGTCTGTTGGTTGGGTCGTGACGAAATTCTCGTTGGCAGTGACTTTGGTCCGGGGTCACTGACGGATTCGGGCTACCCGCGGCAGGTGCGTAGGTGGCGGCGCGGCACGCCGTCGTCAAGCGCGGATGTGGTTTTCTCGGGCCACAGTGATGATGTGGCCGTGGGCGGCTGGTTCGACGCGACGGAGGGTTTTGAGCGGCTGTTTGTCGAGCGTGCGCATGATTTTTATAATTCGCAGCGGTTCGTGGCAGCGGAGCGTCCGGGCAAGTTGGCGGCGCAGCAGAATGGGGACTTTTCCCTGCAGATCCTGGAGGTGCCGCAGGACTGTCGCACGAGTGTCCATCGGCAGTGGTTGGTGCTGATGCCCCGCACGGAGTTCAATGGCATTCCGGCTGGTGGCGTGGCCGTTGTGGAGCTCGATAAGTGGCTGGCGGGCTCGCGTGAGGTGGAGGTGATTTTCACCCCTGATGCGCACACCTCGTTCCAGCAGCTGGCGTGGACGAAGAACTTCCTGGTGTTGACGCTGTTGGAGGATGTCGCGACGAAGTTGGTCGTGTTGCGGGAGGGCTCGTGGGAGCCGGTGGAGGCTTTCGGCGAGTTACCGGCACAGGCCACTGTGAGCGTGATTGATACGGCCTCTGAACGCGACGATGAGATCTGGTTGGTGTCGACCTCGGCAACGCAGCCGGCAACCCTCTGGTACGGGCAAGTCGGCAACCCGCTCACGGAAGTGCGGCGTGCTCCGGCGCTCTTCGACAGTGAGGGGATGGAGACGCGGCAGCACTGGGCGACCTCGGCCGATGGCACGCGGATTCCGTATCGCATCACCGGCCGCTTCGACGCAGGCGCTAGTGCAGAGACAACCACAGCCACACCCACTCCGAACCCAGCCCCTACCCTCGTGCACGCCTACGGCGGTTTCGAGGTCTCACTGGTCCCGCAGTACTCGGCGATTCGTGGCCTGACCTGGCTCGAGCGAGGCGGGTACTTCGTGGAGGCCAACCTGCGTGGCGGTGGCGAATTCGGCCCGACCTGGCACTCCTCGGTGGTCAAGACTGAGCGGATGAGGGTCTATGAGGATCATCAGGCCGTACTGCGCGATTTGGTTGCACGTGGCTACTGCACGCGCGAGCAGCTGGGCGTGCGCGGTGGTTCCAACGGCGGGCTGCTGACCGCTGTCTGCCTAACCTCCTACCCGGAGTTAGTGGGAGCGGTGGTGTCCCAGGTGCCACTGGCGGACATGATGCGCTATCACAAGCTGTCCGCGGGAGCCTCCTGGATGGCCGAATATGGAAACCCGGACGACCCCACCGAGCGGGCTGCGATTGCGCAGTATTCGCCGGTCCAGCGCGTCGTCAAGCGAGAGCAGCGCGCCTACCCACCAGCGTTGATTACGACGTCTACCAGGGATGACCGTGTCCACCCGGCACATGCGAGGAGCCTGGCGTGGCTGCTGGAGGAAGCGGGACAGCCGGTGGATTATCACGAAAATACCGAAGGAGGCCACGCCGGTGCGGCGGATAATTCGCAGGTCGCGTTCGTCGAGGCACTCATATCTACGTGGCTGTGGAACAAGCTCAAGTAA
- a CDS encoding MFS transporter yields the protein MSSHAGTNGNENEVPHGRAKSNKGTPLWLLAAIAVFAVAWGGNEFTPLMVMYRENADLAPVFIDLLLLVYALGIAPALLISGPISDRIGRKPVMLAAPVLSILGSTLIALGETTAPLILTGRFISGLAVGIVMAVGGSWVKELSDPRFDPKAKSTSGAKRQSMALTLGFGLGAGIAGTLAQFAPLPGQLAYIIHILISIPTIFGLLAVPETRQSPHLGGSNAPRETLWESLRTPSVTNRRFLLVAAMGAPWVFGAAGVAYAIIPSLLQDHVSQPVFYSAMVTLFALLCGFGIQQIGPRFVTEHNARGSLIAIGIVVIGMGLAAWMSTNPTAVTAFIAALVLGAGYGLSMFTGLNEVQRIAGPRDMAGLTGIFYCLTYIGFAFPAILTKLSESISWMTYPVMLGGGMVIAILMGLVIFFNSTVNLPQRAE from the coding sequence ATGTCTTCTCACGCAGGAACTAACGGCAATGAAAATGAGGTACCTCACGGCAGGGCCAAATCCAATAAGGGCACGCCGCTGTGGTTGCTTGCCGCAATTGCAGTTTTCGCCGTCGCGTGGGGTGGCAACGAATTCACGCCGCTGATGGTGATGTACCGCGAAAATGCCGACCTGGCGCCGGTGTTTATTGACCTTCTATTGCTGGTCTACGCCCTCGGTATCGCGCCGGCACTGCTGATTTCCGGCCCAATCTCGGACCGTATCGGCCGTAAGCCGGTGATGCTCGCCGCGCCGGTTCTCTCGATTCTGGGGTCGACTCTTATTGCGTTGGGCGAGACTACCGCCCCGCTTATTCTCACTGGTCGCTTTATCTCTGGCTTGGCAGTCGGCATTGTCATGGCCGTGGGCGGCTCGTGGGTAAAAGAGCTCTCTGATCCGCGCTTTGACCCCAAGGCCAAGTCAACCTCGGGTGCGAAGCGTCAGTCCATGGCGCTGACCTTGGGCTTTGGTCTGGGTGCGGGAATTGCCGGCACGCTGGCGCAGTTCGCACCGCTGCCGGGGCAGCTGGCTTATATCATCCACATCCTGATTTCTATCCCGACAATCTTCGGTCTGTTGGCCGTGCCGGAGACCCGCCAGTCGCCGCACCTGGGCGGCAGTAATGCTCCGCGCGAGACCCTCTGGGAGTCTCTACGTACCCCATCGGTAACTAACCGTCGCTTCCTGCTCGTCGCCGCGATGGGAGCGCCGTGGGTCTTCGGTGCAGCCGGTGTTGCCTACGCAATCATTCCGTCTCTGCTTCAGGACCACGTCTCCCAGCCAGTGTTCTACTCCGCGATGGTCACACTGTTTGCGCTGCTCTGCGGTTTTGGTATTCAGCAGATTGGTCCCCGCTTTGTGACCGAGCACAACGCCCGCGGTTCGCTAATCGCAATTGGCATTGTGGTTATCGGTATGGGCTTGGCGGCCTGGATGTCCACCAACCCCACCGCAGTGACGGCGTTCATTGCAGCGCTGGTGTTGGGTGCCGGCTACGGTCTGTCCATGTTTACCGGCCTCAACGAGGTACAGCGCATCGCTGGCCCGCGCGATATGGCTGGTCTGACCGGTATCTTCTACTGTCTGACCTACATCGGCTTCGCATTCCCGGCAATTCTGACCAAGCTCTCCGAGTCCATCTCCTGGATGACCTACCCGGTCATGCTCGGTGGCGGTATGGTCATCGCCATCTTGATGGGCTTGGTTATTTTCTTCAATTCCACTGTCAACCTGCCACAGCGCGCTGAGTAA
- a CDS encoding glycosyltransferase, with the protein MSTITDLTVLMTVYHRVVPDQLDTALQSLWNQTRPAAHVIVVIDGPIGQELDRVVVKHEQAHSEMTVLRCAENGGSGVASQAGLQLVETPWVARLDADDIARADRFEKQWDTLTADPELDVLGSAMAEFEGTPNNVVRVRTLPQTHAEIARYIKINSPVNNPSSMLRTAKVREVGGYRDIRLMEDYDLWVRLMAAGAKFKNLPEPLVYFRADGMFERRTSRGIIRGERQLQRTLVAEGLISRPRAVFNLAVRTLFRLLPTQLMSRAYRRLFVR; encoded by the coding sequence ATGTCCACCATCACTGACCTCACGGTTCTCATGACCGTCTACCACCGCGTCGTCCCCGACCAGCTCGATACTGCGCTGCAGTCGCTGTGGAACCAGACGCGTCCGGCCGCGCACGTCATTGTGGTCATCGATGGCCCGATTGGGCAGGAACTCGACCGGGTCGTCGTCAAGCATGAGCAGGCGCATTCGGAGATGACCGTGCTGCGTTGTGCGGAAAATGGCGGCTCGGGAGTGGCTTCGCAGGCGGGTCTTCAGCTGGTGGAGACCCCATGGGTGGCGCGGCTGGATGCGGACGATATTGCGCGTGCGGACCGATTTGAAAAGCAGTGGGACACGCTGACCGCTGACCCGGAGTTGGATGTATTGGGCAGTGCAATGGCGGAGTTCGAGGGCACGCCGAACAATGTGGTGCGCGTGCGGACTCTGCCGCAGACGCACGCCGAAATTGCGCGTTATATCAAGATCAATTCGCCTGTAAATAACCCCTCCTCGATGCTGCGCACGGCGAAGGTGCGTGAGGTCGGCGGGTATCGCGACATCCGTCTGATGGAGGACTACGACCTCTGGGTGCGCCTCATGGCCGCTGGCGCGAAGTTTAAGAATCTGCCCGAGCCGCTGGTGTACTTCCGCGCCGACGGCATGTTCGAGCGGCGAACCTCGCGCGGCATCATCCGCGGTGAACGTCAGCTCCAGCGCACGCTGGTAGCTGAGGGGCTGATTTCCAGGCCGCGGGCGGTGTTTAACTTGGCGGTGCGGACACTTTTCCGACTTTTGCCAACTCAGCTCATGTCACGCGCGTATCGACGATTGTTTGTGCGGTAG
- a CDS encoding NAD-dependent epimerase/dehydratase family protein — translation MEKHKNESPATAMTESSASAKPRALVTGGAGFIGSTLVDRLLAEGYAVTALDDLSHGKLENLQQASLNDDFEFITADVLEVDWDELLEQSGPEVIFHLAAQIDVRISVADPVRDATLNIIGTIKLADAARKHGVRKVVFTSSGGSIYGTPEELPVTENVPVNPMSPYAASKATGELYLNMFRNLYGLECSHIAPANVYGPRQDPHGEAGVVAIFAQRLLAGEPTKVFGDGGNTRDYVYVDDVVDAFYRASGEVGGGMRFNIGTGVETSDRQLHSLVAQAADAEDNPEFAPPRTGDVARSALDPTRAREVLGWEPAMSIQEGVARTVEYFRNQG, via the coding sequence ATGGAGAAGCACAAGAACGAATCACCGGCCACCGCGATGACAGAATCGTCGGCAAGCGCGAAACCGCGCGCGCTGGTGACGGGCGGTGCGGGATTTATCGGTTCGACGCTGGTTGACCGGTTGCTGGCCGAAGGATACGCGGTCACGGCGCTGGACGATCTCTCCCACGGAAAGCTGGAAAACCTCCAGCAGGCATCGCTTAACGACGACTTTGAGTTCATAACCGCCGATGTGCTGGAGGTGGACTGGGACGAGCTGCTCGAGCAAAGCGGCCCGGAGGTTATTTTCCACCTCGCAGCGCAGATTGATGTTCGGATTTCCGTGGCCGACCCGGTGCGAGATGCGACGCTGAACATCATTGGCACAATCAAACTTGCCGATGCGGCCCGAAAGCACGGTGTCCGCAAGGTTGTGTTTACATCTTCGGGCGGTTCCATCTACGGCACGCCGGAGGAGCTTCCGGTGACGGAAAACGTGCCGGTCAATCCGATGAGCCCCTATGCCGCCTCAAAGGCAACGGGCGAACTGTACTTGAATATGTTCCGCAATCTTTACGGGCTCGAATGCTCGCACATCGCGCCGGCGAATGTGTACGGCCCGCGGCAGGATCCGCACGGCGAGGCCGGTGTGGTTGCTATTTTCGCCCAGCGACTGCTGGCGGGAGAGCCAACCAAGGTATTCGGTGACGGAGGAAATACCCGCGACTATGTCTATGTCGACGATGTGGTGGATGCTTTCTACCGCGCATCCGGCGAGGTCGGTGGTGGAATGCGCTTTAATATTGGCACCGGCGTAGAAACCTCGGATCGGCAGCTGCACTCGTTGGTGGCGCAGGCTGCGGATGCCGAGGATAATCCAGAGTTTGCACCGCCGCGCACTGGTGATGTGGCGCGGTCGGCGTTGGATCCCACGCGGGCGCGTGAGGTACTCGGCTGGGAGCCAGCTATGAGTATTCAGGAAGGTGTTGCTCGTACTGTGGAGTACTTCCGGAATCAGGGCTAG